In Arcobacter ellisii, a genomic segment contains:
- a CDS encoding YchJ family protein, protein MKFSVNESCPCGSLKKYKKCCKPFHDKITFPKTALELMKSRYSAFAVANSDYIIFTTHQNNPDFTTDLKSWTNDILNFCKNTRFEKLEILEFIDGDLESFVTFKATLFQKENDISFIEKSRFLKVEGIWLYVDGKFID, encoded by the coding sequence TTGAAATTTTCTGTAAATGAAAGCTGTCCTTGTGGAAGTTTAAAAAAATATAAAAAATGCTGTAAACCTTTTCACGATAAAATTACTTTCCCTAAAACTGCATTAGAACTTATGAAATCAAGATATAGTGCATTTGCTGTAGCAAATAGTGATTATATAATTTTTACAACTCATCAAAATAATCCAGATTTTACAACTGATTTAAAATCTTGGACAAATGATATTTTAAATTTTTGTAAAAATACAAGATTTGAAAAGCTTGAAATTCTAGAATTTATTGATGGAGACCTTGAGAGTTTTGTTACTTTTAAAGCAACACTATTTCAAAAAGAAAATGATATTTCATTTATTGAAAAAAGCAGATTTTTAAAAGTTGAAGGAATTTGGCTTTATGTTGATGGAAAATTTATAGATTAA
- a CDS encoding ComEA family DNA-binding protein, translating to MKKVFAFILLCGSLLFGAINLQTATKEELMAIKGIGEKKAEQIIEYRKTNKINSAEDLKNIKGFGDSIVANVKAENKINEKKIDNKVLDKASKN from the coding sequence ATGAAAAAAGTTTTTGCATTTATTTTGTTATGTGGAAGTTTATTATTTGGAGCAATTAATTTGCAAACAGCTACTAAAGAAGAGTTGATGGCTATAAAAGGAATAGGTGAGAAAAAAGCTGAACAGATAATTGAGTATCGAAAAACTAATAAAATAAATTCAGCTGAAGATCTTAAAAACATTAAAGGTTTTGGAGATAGTATTGTTGCAAATGTAAAAGCAGAAAATAAAATCAATGAGAAAAAGATAGATAATAAAGTTTTAGATAAAGCTTCAAAAAACTAA